A portion of the Blautia hansenii DSM 20583 genome contains these proteins:
- a CDS encoding NADP-dependent malic enzyme: MDKKEFALKQHEDWKGKIEVISRAKIQTPEELAVAYTPGVAEPCLKISEDVDLSYKYTRRGNMVAVVTDGTAVLGLGDIGPEAGMPVMEGKCALFKTFADVDAFPLCVRSKDVDDIVKTVSLLAGSFGGVNLEDISAPRCFEIERKLKECCDIPIFHDDQHGTAVVTAAALINALKLVGKNLEDIKVVTSGAGAAGIAIIKLLVSLGLKNVVMCDRQGAIYKGRENLNAEKMEMAEICNQNMEKGTLEEVLKGADVFIGVSAPGTVTEEMVKNMAEKPILFPMANPVPEIMPELAKNAGAAVVGTGRSDFPNQINNVLAFPGIFRGALDVRAKDINDEMKVAAAYAIANLIEEDKLNPDYIIPNPFDERVAPAVAKAVAEAARKTGVARI; encoded by the coding sequence ATGGACAAAAAAGAATTTGCATTAAAACAGCATGAAGACTGGAAAGGAAAAATCGAGGTTATCAGCAGAGCAAAAATCCAGACACCGGAAGAATTGGCAGTTGCTTATACACCGGGCGTTGCTGAACCATGTCTGAAAATTTCAGAAGATGTAGATTTGTCTTATAAATATACACGTCGTGGCAACATGGTAGCCGTAGTGACAGACGGAACTGCTGTTCTTGGTCTTGGTGATATCGGACCGGAAGCAGGTATGCCTGTAATGGAAGGAAAATGTGCATTATTTAAAACATTCGCAGATGTAGACGCATTTCCGTTATGTGTACGCTCTAAAGATGTAGATGACATTGTAAAAACAGTCAGCTTATTAGCAGGAAGCTTTGGAGGAGTAAACTTAGAAGATATTTCTGCTCCAAGATGTTTTGAAATCGAAAGAAAATTAAAAGAATGCTGTGATATTCCGATTTTCCATGATGACCAGCACGGAACAGCAGTTGTAACAGCAGCAGCTTTAATCAATGCTTTAAAATTAGTTGGCAAAAATCTGGAAGATATTAAAGTAGTTACTTCCGGTGCAGGTGCAGCAGGTATTGCCATCATTAAACTTTTAGTAAGTCTGGGACTGAAAAATGTAGTAATGTGTGACCGTCAGGGCGCTATCTATAAAGGAAGAGAAAACTTAAACGCAGAAAAGATGGAAATGGCTGAAATCTGTAACCAGAACATGGAAAAAGGTACTTTAGAAGAAGTATTAAAAGGCGCAGACGTATTTATCGGTGTATCTGCACCAGGTACTGTTACAGAAGAAATGGTAAAGAACATGGCTGAAAAACCAATTCTTTTCCCAATGGCAAACCCAGTTCCTGAAATTATGCCGGAGCTGGCAAAAAATGCAGGAGCAGCCGTAGTAGGTACAGGAAGAAGCGATTTCCCAAATCAGATTAACAACGTTTTGGCATTCCCGGGAATTTTCCGTGGAGCATTAGACGTTCGTGCAAAAGATATCAATGATGAAATGAAGGTTGCAGCAGCTTATGCCATTGCAAACTTAATCGAAGAAGATAAATTAAATCCGGATTACATCATTCCAAATCCTTTTGATGAACGTGTAGCGCCGGCAGTAGCAAAAGCAGTAGCAGAAGCAGCCAGAAAAACAGGCGTAGCCAGAATTTAA
- a CDS encoding MFS transporter has translation MEKLNYRRTFFIGLAFLSICAFWQMYDNVIPLILQNTFHLNETFTGAVMAADNILAVFLLPFFGTLSDKANTRLGKRTPFIITGTCVSVLFLMLLPFADKNQNFIMFVACLAVLLVAMGFYRSPAVALMPDLTPKPLRSKANAVINLMGAIGGVYTLLLIRFLVKGGARPDYIAVFTGVAFLMAAAVILLVLTVKEKKIAAEIEKEEIQEEELAGEAIAENTKELPKPVKKSLYMILLSIFFWFAAYNAVTTAFSRYAVKVWGLEGGGFADCLMVATVAAIFSYIPIGMISEKFGRKKCIQGGLLLLLISYLSAAFFPVYHPAINIGFILIGIGWASISVNSLPMVVEICSLGDVGKYTGVYYTFSMAAQIFTPIFSGFLMQHISYRVLFPYACVFTILAMITMCMVKHGDSKPQAKKKVWEHFDVED, from the coding sequence ATGGAAAAACTGAATTACAGGAGAACCTTTTTTATTGGACTTGCATTTTTGTCCATCTGTGCATTTTGGCAGATGTATGATAATGTTATTCCATTAATTTTGCAAAACACGTTTCATTTAAATGAAACTTTTACGGGAGCTGTTATGGCAGCAGACAATATTTTAGCAGTTTTTCTGCTTCCATTCTTTGGAACCTTGTCGGATAAGGCAAATACCCGCCTTGGTAAAAGAACGCCTTTTATTATTACGGGAACTTGTGTTTCGGTTTTGTTTTTAATGCTGCTGCCTTTTGCAGATAAAAATCAGAATTTTATCATGTTCGTGGCATGTCTGGCGGTTTTACTTGTAGCTATGGGATTTTACCGCTCTCCGGCAGTGGCGCTGATGCCGGATTTAACACCGAAGCCATTGCGAAGCAAGGCAAATGCCGTAATAAATCTGATGGGAGCGATTGGAGGCGTTTATACCCTTCTTCTCATTCGTTTTCTGGTAAAGGGAGGAGCAAGACCGGATTACATAGCCGTTTTTACAGGTGTGGCATTTCTTATGGCAGCAGCCGTAATTTTATTAGTGCTTACAGTAAAGGAAAAGAAAATTGCGGCAGAAATTGAAAAAGAGGAAATCCAAGAAGAGGAGCTTGCAGGGGAGGCAATAGCTGAAAATACAAAAGAACTGCCGAAACCGGTGAAGAAGAGTCTCTATATGATTTTACTTTCGATTTTCTTTTGGTTTGCGGCTTATAATGCAGTTACCACAGCCTTTTCCAGATATGCGGTAAAAGTATGGGGACTGGAAGGCGGCGGATTTGCAGACTGCTTAATGGTCGCTACGGTGGCTGCAATTTTCAGTTATATTCCTATTGGAATGATTTCGGAAAAATTCGGAAGAAAGAAATGTATACAGGGCGGTCTTTTGCTTTTGCTTATCAGCTATCTGTCCGCTGCATTTTTTCCGGTTTATCATCCGGCAATTAACATCGGATTTATCCTAATCGGTATTGGCTGGGCGTCTATCAGCGTCAATTCACTGCCTATGGTAGTGGAAATTTGTTCTCTGGGAGATGTGGGAAAATACACGGGAGTGTACTATACCTTTTCTATGGCAGCGCAGATTTTCACACCGATTTTTTCCGGATTTTTAATGCAGCATATTTCTTATCGTGTATTATTCCCGTATGCCTGTGTCTTCACAATTTTGGCAATGATTACCATGTGCATGGTAAAACACGGAGACAGCAAGCCTCAGGCAAAGAAAAAGGTATGGGAACATTTTGATGTGGAGGATTAA
- a CDS encoding glycerophosphodiester phosphodiesterase: protein MKMKTAAAITGVSYLGLVMPRMFQRPKQGKKIYYAHRGLHYNAGNAPENTMAAFERAVKAGYGIELDVQLTKDGQVVVTHDFHLRRNCGIDKEVDECTYEELCQYPVFFSKERIPLFTDVLKLVDGKVPLIVELKYKDGSKICEKADEILQNYEGEYCIESFHPQVLLWYKKNRPWICRGQLSMNYQKEEGWHHPQYYIMRHLLLNFLTKPDFIAYDWKARKGISLWICRNLFRCPVYAWTIKSKEQLKAAEKYFDYFIFEGFRP, encoded by the coding sequence ATGAAAATGAAAACAGCAGCAGCAATTACCGGTGTTTCTTATTTAGGACTTGTAATGCCGAGGATGTTTCAAAGACCAAAGCAGGGGAAAAAGATTTATTACGCGCACAGAGGCCTGCATTATAATGCAGGAAATGCCCCGGAAAACACTATGGCGGCTTTTGAAAGAGCAGTAAAAGCAGGATATGGGATTGAGCTGGATGTACAGCTTACAAAAGACGGACAGGTTGTGGTTACCCATGATTTTCATCTGCGGAGGAACTGTGGGATTGATAAAGAGGTGGATGAATGTACTTATGAGGAGCTTTGTCAGTATCCTGTATTTTTCTCAAAGGAGAGAATTCCGCTGTTTACAGATGTGCTGAAGCTGGTAGACGGAAAAGTGCCTTTGATTGTGGAATTAAAATATAAGGACGGAAGTAAAATCTGCGAAAAAGCAGATGAAATTTTGCAGAATTATGAAGGGGAATACTGTATTGAGTCCTTTCATCCGCAGGTTTTGCTCTGGTATAAGAAGAACAGACCTTGGATTTGCAGAGGACAGCTTTCTATGAATTATCAGAAGGAAGAAGGCTGGCATCATCCTCAATATTATATTATGCGGCATCTATTGCTGAATTTTTTGACAAAACCGGATTTCATTGCTTATGACTGGAAAGCAAGAAAAGGGATTTCTCTGTGGATATGCAGAAATCTTTTCCGATGTCCTGTCTATGCGTGGACAATTAAAAGCAAAGAACAGTTAAAAGCGGCAGAAAAATATTTTGATTATTTTATATTTGAAGGTTTCAGACCTTAG
- a CDS encoding viroplasmin family protein — protein sequence MAKKVYAVKKGKKTGIFATWAECKANVDGYSGAQFKSFATKAEAEAYLGNISKEDNPSETDADACIAYVDGSFDAAQKAYSYGCILLYQEQRTELSKAFYNTEDVSMRNVAGELEGAMAAMEYCEKNHISKLHLYYDYQGIESWATGEWKRNKPGTIRYKAFFDTLQNVQVIFHKVKGHSGVELNEAVDRLAKAALGIG from the coding sequence ATGGCAAAAAAAGTATATGCAGTAAAAAAAGGAAAGAAAACAGGAATTTTCGCCACTTGGGCAGAATGTAAGGCAAATGTTGACGGTTATTCGGGGGCGCAGTTTAAAAGCTTTGCCACAAAAGCAGAAGCGGAGGCATATTTGGGGAATATTTCTAAAGAAGACAATCCATCGGAGACAGATGCAGATGCCTGTATTGCTTATGTGGACGGAAGCTTTGATGCAGCACAAAAGGCATATTCCTATGGCTGTATCCTTCTTTATCAGGAACAGAGAACAGAGCTTAGTAAAGCTTTTTACAATACAGAAGATGTGAGTATGAGAAATGTGGCAGGGGAATTGGAGGGCGCAATGGCTGCCATGGAATATTGTGAAAAGAACCACATTTCCAAACTGCATCTGTATTATGATTATCAGGGAATTGAGTCCTGGGCAACAGGAGAATGGAAACGGAATAAGCCGGGAACCATTCGTTATAAAGCTTTTTTTGATACCCTGCAAAATGTGCAGGTGATTTTTCATAAAGTAAAAGGTCACAGCGGAGTGGAGCTAAACGAAGCTGTGGATCGTTTAGCAAAAGCCGCACTGGGAATTGGATAA
- a CDS encoding aminotransferase class IV, whose protein sequence is MFIPDEGYYFGLGAFETIAVENGFPQFLPQHYKRLLLALKFLNLNIDFSEIEEKVNMTLAEKEMQEGRKVLKITVSEENIFVTTRTNTYQKEDYEKGFATAISNVRRNETSPFTYHKTLNYGDCIMEKRRAKEMGIQEPIFLNTRGEIAEGATTNVFFVKDEEIVAPPLSCGMLPGIIREYLYDAYTIKEQIILPEDIGEFDEMFLTNSLLGIMPVARLGIHAFSGMNIGRKLLQELSNSQCGFC, encoded by the coding sequence ATGTTTATACCGGATGAAGGATATTATTTTGGATTAGGCGCTTTTGAAACCATTGCTGTTGAAAACGGTTTTCCTCAATTTTTACCCCAACACTATAAGAGGCTTCTTTTGGCGCTGAAATTTTTAAATCTGAATATTGATTTTTCTGAAATCGAAGAAAAAGTAAACATGACCCTTGCAGAAAAAGAAATGCAGGAAGGAAGAAAAGTCTTAAAAATTACAGTTTCCGAAGAAAATATTTTCGTAACCACACGGACAAATACTTATCAAAAAGAAGATTATGAAAAAGGCTTTGCCACTGCCATTTCCAATGTAAGAAGAAATGAAACTTCTCCTTTTACTTATCATAAAACTTTAAATTATGGGGATTGTATTATGGAAAAACGCCGTGCAAAAGAAATGGGTATTCAAGAACCTATTTTTCTAAACACAAGAGGAGAAATCGCAGAAGGCGCTACCACCAATGTCTTCTTTGTAAAAGATGAAGAAATTGTAGCGCCTCCCCTGTCTTGTGGGATGCTCCCCGGTATTATAAGAGAATACCTTTATGATGCCTACACCATAAAAGAACAAATCATTCTGCCGGAAGACATCGGAGAGTTTGACGAAATGTTTCTCACAAACTCTCTTCTGGGTATTATGCCTGTTGCCAGACTCGGAATCCACGCATTTTCCGGCATGAACATCGGAAGAAAACTGTTACAGGAATTATCCAATTCCCAGTGCGGCTTTTGCTAA
- the pabB gene encoding aminodeoxychorismate synthase component I: MATKVKKLDFYKKSEDIFEKYKDENMAIFLDSSLENAMGQYSVIGLNPYLILKECDGIFYENDVPQEITFEEGMQKYLEKQKEENPTSLPLIAGALGYFSYDYGRKFEQISSRHPKKLSVPDALFVFYDLLIIDDKIEKTLYITARGKTKNQDVAIADLEQEIKECTSYKRPKKHSALAPFTPNFTKEDYKKAIDKMISYIIEGDIYIANMTQQLTIESQKPPYEVYRYLRTHNPSPFGGFFQCNTFQVVCASPERFLKVKDRCIETRPIKGTRKRGETPVEDKILKEELKNSSKDRSELLMIVDLERNDLNHVCEPGSVKVTEHFAVETYSTVFHLVTTIIGKLKEKLPASDLIKAAFPGGSITGAPKIRAMEIIDELEHDRRNLYTGSMGYFSLDGNCDFNIIIRTAVHQDNQYHLGVGGGITCESDLEFEYEETLQKAKALLEALWEEK; the protein is encoded by the coding sequence ATGGCTACAAAAGTTAAAAAACTGGATTTTTACAAAAAATCCGAAGACATCTTTGAAAAATATAAAGACGAAAATATGGCAATTTTTTTAGACTCTTCCTTAGAAAATGCCATGGGTCAATACTCTGTTATCGGCCTAAATCCCTATCTTATTTTAAAAGAGTGTGACGGCATTTTCTATGAAAATGATGTTCCTCAAGAGATAACCTTTGAAGAAGGTATGCAGAAATATCTTGAAAAACAAAAAGAAGAAAATCCTACAAGCCTTCCTCTTATTGCGGGTGCGTTGGGGTATTTTTCCTATGATTATGGACGAAAGTTTGAACAGATTTCCAGCCGTCATCCCAAAAAGCTTTCTGTTCCCGATGCCTTATTTGTTTTTTATGACCTTCTGATTATTGATGACAAAATCGAAAAAACTCTCTATATTACTGCACGAGGAAAAACAAAAAATCAAGATGTGGCAATCGCCGATTTGGAACAGGAAATCAAAGAATGTACTTCTTATAAAAGGCCGAAAAAACATTCTGCCCTTGCCCCATTTACACCTAATTTTACAAAAGAAGATTATAAAAAAGCCATTGACAAAATGATTTCTTACATCATAGAAGGCGATATTTATATTGCAAATATGACACAGCAGCTCACCATAGAGAGTCAAAAACCTCCCTATGAAGTATACCGTTATCTACGCACTCATAACCCTTCTCCTTTTGGGGGATTTTTCCAATGCAATACTTTTCAGGTTGTATGTGCTTCACCGGAGCGTTTTTTGAAAGTGAAAGACCGCTGTATTGAAACACGCCCCATCAAAGGCACGAGAAAACGGGGAGAAACTCCTGTGGAAGATAAAATATTGAAGGAGGAACTGAAAAACTCCTCCAAAGACCGCAGTGAGCTTTTAATGATTGTAGATTTGGAAAGAAATGACTTAAACCATGTCTGTGAACCGGGAAGTGTCAAAGTAACCGAGCATTTTGCAGTAGAAACATATTCCACTGTTTTTCATTTGGTTACTACGATTATAGGCAAATTGAAGGAGAAGCTTCCTGCCTCCGATTTAATCAAAGCTGCCTTTCCGGGCGGTTCAATTACCGGAGCGCCGAAGATACGTGCCATGGAAATTATTGATGAGCTGGAGCATGACAGGCGTAACCTGTATACCGGCTCTATGGGATACTTCTCTCTTGATGGGAATTGCGATTTTAATATTATTATCCGCACTGCCGTTCATCAGGATAATCAATATCATCTGGGCGTTGGCGGAGGAATTACCTGTGAGTCTGATTTAGAATTTGAATACGAAGAAACACTGCAAAAAGCAAAAGCTCTTTTAGAAGCTTTATGGGAGGAAAAATAA
- a CDS encoding anthranilate synthase component II: MYLMIDNYDSFVYNLACYLEECGEKVLLIRNDKITLSEIERLLADEYLEGLIISPGPKSPKDCGNCKEILEKTAGKVPVLGVCLGHQIIGEVFGASVQKGAKPMHGKVTEIRNNQTGLFEDLPKIYSVTRYHSLIVSGYDFPGCLKIDALSEDGVIMALHHKTFPIYGVQFHPEAVLTKYGHELLKNFTKICKKWRENNGYKS; the protein is encoded by the coding sequence ATGTATTTAATGATTGATAATTACGACTCTTTCGTCTACAATCTGGCATGCTATCTGGAAGAATGTGGAGAAAAGGTTCTTCTGATAAGAAATGATAAAATCACTCTGTCGGAAATAGAAAGGCTGCTAGCTGATGAATATTTAGAAGGACTGATTATATCTCCCGGTCCCAAAAGCCCCAAAGACTGTGGAAATTGTAAAGAAATTCTGGAAAAAACCGCAGGAAAAGTTCCTGTTTTAGGTGTTTGTCTGGGGCATCAGATTATCGGAGAAGTCTTCGGCGCATCCGTGCAGAAAGGTGCAAAACCCATGCACGGGAAAGTTACAGAAATACGCAATAATCAGACAGGACTTTTTGAAGATCTTCCCAAAATTTATTCTGTAACCAGATACCACTCCCTTATTGTTTCCGGATACGATTTTCCGGGTTGCCTGAAAATTGATGCGCTTTCTGAAGACGGCGTAATTATGGCGCTGCATCATAAAACCTTTCCTATCTACGGAGTGCAGTTTCATCCCGAAGCAGTGCTTACCAAATACGGCCATGAGCTGCTGAAAAATTTCACAAAAATATGTAAGAAATGGAGAGAAAATAATGGCTACAAAAGTTAA
- a CDS encoding bifunctional folylpolyglutamate synthase/dihydrofolate synthase encodes MNYEEARVYLDETSKYGSVLGLENMKALLDRLDNPQESLKFIHISGTNGKGTVLAYLSTILRKAGYRTGRYISPTLFSYRERIQVNEEKIEKEALAQHVTAIAAAVADMKEKKAGTPTAFEIETALAFLYFKEKNCDIVVLETGLGGALDATNIIQTTQLEVIAPISMDHTDVLGKTLKEIAAQKAGIIKPHTTMVTAVQEEEAKEVLQKVCKEKESRFCEVEKDEISDIQYGYIRQSFSYKNWKNVEISLAGEFQIQNGALALEAVNQLRKLGLSLPNEAVYAGMKEAKWVGRFTVMSQNPLVILDGAHNPQAAEALRKSLELYFKGKKLYYVFGVFQDKDYKKIIELTAPLAEHIITVETPDNPRALPAEELKKQVEKINASVETGESIEAAIEKNLSYMGAEDVLVVFGSLSFLGIAAKVLQGGGRKNG; translated from the coding sequence ATGAATTACGAAGAAGCAAGAGTATATTTGGATGAAACCTCCAAATACGGAAGTGTACTTGGCTTGGAGAATATGAAAGCACTGTTAGACAGACTTGATAATCCCCAGGAAAGTTTAAAATTTATTCACATTTCCGGAACAAATGGCAAGGGAACGGTGCTGGCATATCTGTCCACGATTTTGCGCAAAGCAGGGTATCGGACAGGGCGATATATATCTCCCACACTGTTTTCTTATCGAGAGAGAATTCAGGTGAATGAAGAAAAAATTGAAAAAGAAGCTTTGGCGCAACATGTAACAGCTATTGCAGCTGCGGTAGCTGATATGAAGGAAAAGAAAGCAGGGACTCCCACTGCTTTTGAGATTGAGACAGCCTTGGCTTTTTTATATTTTAAGGAAAAAAATTGTGATATTGTAGTTCTGGAAACAGGACTGGGAGGGGCTTTAGACGCTACAAATATTATTCAGACCACACAACTAGAGGTAATTGCGCCAATCAGCATGGATCATACCGATGTGCTGGGAAAAACATTAAAAGAAATTGCCGCTCAGAAGGCAGGAATTATTAAGCCGCATACTACAATGGTAACTGCTGTTCAGGAGGAAGAAGCGAAAGAGGTGCTTCAAAAGGTTTGCAAAGAAAAGGAAAGCCGTTTTTGTGAAGTGGAAAAAGATGAAATCAGCGATATACAATACGGGTATATTCGACAGAGCTTTTCCTATAAGAACTGGAAAAACGTAGAGATTTCTCTGGCCGGAGAATTTCAGATACAAAACGGAGCATTGGCTTTGGAAGCCGTAAACCAGCTTCGCAAGCTTGGACTTTCTTTGCCGAATGAAGCAGTATATGCAGGTATGAAAGAGGCAAAATGGGTCGGAAGATTTACGGTAATGTCTCAAAACCCGCTGGTTATTTTAGACGGAGCGCACAATCCGCAAGCAGCGGAAGCTTTAAGAAAATCTTTGGAATTATATTTTAAAGGGAAAAAGCTGTATTATGTTTTTGGGGTTTTTCAGGATAAGGACTATAAGAAAATTATTGAGCTTACCGCACCTCTTGCAGAACATATTATTACGGTGGAGACACCGGATAATCCTCGTGCCCTTCCGGCAGAGGAGTTGAAAAAACAGGTGGAGAAGATAAATGCTTCAGTGGAAACAGGTGAGAGTATAGAAGCAGCAATCGAGAAAAATTTAAGCTATATGGGAGCCGAGGATGTGTTGGTTGTTTTTGGTTCTTTATCTTTTCTTGGTATAGCAGCCAAGGTATTACAGGGCGGAGGAAGAAAAAATGGATAA
- the folE gene encoding GTP cyclohydrolase I FolE, protein MDKKKIEEGVRLILEGIGEDINREGLLETPDRIARMYEELAAGYTDNASEHLKKRFHVDNNDMVMEKDIPFYSFCEHHMLPFYGKAAVAYIPNGEVVGLSKIARTLEVFAKRFQLQERLTAQIADVFMEELKPYGVMVLIEAEHMCMTMRGIKKPGAKTVTVVTRGVFNEDEKLQNQFYRMLESR, encoded by the coding sequence ATGGATAAGAAAAAAATTGAAGAAGGCGTAAGATTAATTTTAGAAGGTATCGGAGAAGACATAAACCGAGAAGGACTTTTGGAAACACCGGACCGCATTGCCAGAATGTACGAGGAGCTGGCAGCAGGTTACACAGATAATGCGTCAGAGCATTTAAAAAAGAGATTTCATGTAGATAATAATGATATGGTAATGGAAAAAGATATTCCTTTTTATTCTTTTTGTGAACACCATATGCTTCCGTTTTATGGGAAAGCAGCGGTTGCTTATATTCCCAACGGAGAAGTTGTGGGGCTGAGCAAAATTGCCAGAACATTAGAAGTTTTTGCAAAGCGTTTTCAGCTTCAGGAACGTCTGACCGCACAGATTGCAGATGTGTTTATGGAAGAATTAAAGCCTTATGGTGTTATGGTTTTAATTGAGGCAGAGCACATGTGTATGACAATGCGTGGAATTAAAAAGCCGGGAGCAAAGACAGTGACAGTTGTTACAAGAGGCGTTTTTAATGAGGATGAAAAGCTTCAAAACCAATTTTACAGAATGTTGGAGTCAAGATAA
- a CDS encoding HD domain-containing protein, with translation MERIDKISDHPLWKWHMAQLKEAEKDRIFCKHGIEHLLDVARIAYIENLEQNCGVSKEWIYTAALLHDIGRFLQYSKGISHEEAGAELAEEILKDCGFKQEEKKEILLAITAHRNMETRQDKSLAGLIYRADKQSRMCKFCPAFSECNWSAEKKNNKIEI, from the coding sequence ATGGAGCGTATTGATAAAATTTCGGACCATCCTTTATGGAAATGGCACATGGCACAGCTAAAGGAAGCAGAAAAGGATAGAATTTTCTGCAAACATGGGATTGAGCATTTGCTGGATGTGGCAAGAATTGCATACATAGAAAATCTGGAGCAGAATTGCGGTGTCTCTAAGGAATGGATTTATACCGCAGCATTGCTTCACGATATCGGAAGATTTTTACAGTATTCCAAGGGAATATCTCACGAAGAAGCAGGGGCAGAGCTCGCAGAAGAAATATTAAAGGACTGCGGATTTAAGCAAGAGGAAAAAAAGGAAATTCTTTTGGCAATTACAGCTCACAGAAATATGGAAACGAGACAGGATAAGAGCCTTGCAGGGCTGATTTATCGGGCGGATAAACAGTCCAGAATGTGTAAATTTTGTCCGGCTTTTTCCGAATGTAACTGGTCGGCAGAGAAGAAAAATAACAAGATAGAAATATAA
- the folP gene encoding dihydropteroate synthase, which produces MKIGNRFFDVENDCNIMGILNVTPDSFSDGGRWNNMEKAKQHVADMIEEGAGIIDVGGESTRPGHVQITIQEEIDRVVPVIEMIKANFDIPVSIDSYKSEVVEAALKAGADMVNDIWGLKYDKKVARLIAKYQVPCCLMHNRDNTDYNNFVEDMCEDLRESVAIAKAANIPDEHIILDPGVGFGKTYEQNLIAIHQLEKLKEIGYPVLLATSRKSVIGLTLDLPSDERVEGTIVTTVMGVEKGAAFVRVHDVKENLRAIRMTQAILRECKA; this is translated from the coding sequence ATGAAAATCGGAAATCGCTTTTTTGATGTAGAAAATGACTGTAATATTATGGGAATTTTAAATGTAACACCGGACTCTTTTTCAGATGGCGGAAGATGGAATAATATGGAAAAAGCAAAACAGCATGTGGCTGATATGATAGAAGAAGGCGCAGGTATTATTGATGTGGGCGGAGAGTCTACCCGTCCAGGACATGTGCAGATTACTATACAGGAAGAAATCGATCGTGTTGTTCCTGTTATTGAAATGATAAAGGCAAATTTTGATATTCCCGTATCCATTGACAGCTATAAAAGCGAGGTCGTAGAGGCTGCATTAAAAGCAGGAGCTGATATGGTAAATGATATTTGGGGTTTAAAATATGACAAAAAAGTTGCTCGGTTAATTGCCAAATATCAGGTTCCTTGTTGTTTGATGCACAATCGGGATAACACAGATTATAACAACTTTGTAGAAGATATGTGCGAGGATTTAAGAGAGTCCGTAGCCATTGCAAAGGCGGCAAATATTCCGGATGAACACATTATTTTAGACCCCGGTGTAGGCTTTGGCAAAACTTATGAGCAGAACTTAATTGCCATTCATCAGCTGGAAAAATTGAAAGAAATCGGCTATCCTGTTTTGCTTGCCACTTCCAGAAAATCCGTAATCGGACTGACCTTAGACCTTCCTTCTGATGAGCGTGTGGAGGGAACCATTGTGACTACGGTCATGGGGGTTGAAAAGGGCGCAGCCTTTGTGCGTGTTCACGATGTGAAGGAAAATTTGCGGGCAATTCGCATGACGCAGGCAATTTTAAGGGAGTGTAAAGCATGA
- the folK gene encoding 2-amino-4-hydroxy-6-hydroxymethyldihydropteridine diphosphokinase — translation MMKYDEIHIEDLEIYARHGVFPEETKLGQRFIVSVILYTNTRKAGTTDELECSIDYGSVSHFITRFMQENTYKLIEAAAENLVEALLFEYPLLAGVTLELKKPWAPIGLPLKYASVKISRFWHRAYLGMGSNMGDKKAYLDGAIEALNKIKGCQVEKVSEYLVTKPYGGVEQDDFLNACAQIKTLLSPEELLDVLHEIEKEAHRERIVRWGPRTLDLDILLYDDVVMETDDLIIPHIEMELRDFVLKPLSEIAPNLRHPVSKKTVTQMLKELQ, via the coding sequence ATGATGAAATATGATGAAATCCATATAGAAGATTTGGAAATTTATGCCAGACATGGGGTGTTTCCGGAAGAAACAAAATTAGGACAGCGTTTTATTGTATCTGTAATATTATACACCAATACCAGAAAAGCAGGAACGACAGATGAATTGGAATGTTCCATTGATTACGGTTCAGTCAGTCATTTTATTACAAGATTTATGCAGGAGAACACCTATAAATTGATTGAGGCAGCAGCAGAAAATCTGGTAGAAGCGTTATTATTCGAATATCCGTTGCTGGCAGGCGTTACCTTGGAATTAAAGAAGCCGTGGGCGCCAATCGGTCTGCCGTTAAAGTATGCCTCTGTAAAAATCAGCAGATTTTGGCACAGAGCATATTTGGGCATGGGCTCTAATATGGGAGATAAAAAAGCATATTTGGACGGAGCAATTGAAGCTTTAAATAAAATAAAAGGCTGTCAGGTGGAAAAGGTATCCGAATATCTGGTGACAAAGCCTTATGGCGGAGTAGAACAGGATGATTTTTTAAATGCCTGTGCTCAGATAAAAACACTGCTTTCTCCGGAGGAGCTTTTAGATGTGCTTCATGAAATTGAAAAGGAAGCCCATAGAGAGCGGATTGTACGTTGGGGACCACGTACACTGGATTTAGATATTTTATTGTATGATGATGTAGTAATGGAAACAGATGATTTGATTATTCCTCATATTGAAATGGAATTGCGTGATTTTGTTTTAAAGCCTTTAAGTGAAATTGCACCAAATTTACGCCATCCTGTTTCAAAAAAGACAGTGACACAGATGTTGAAGGAATTGCAGTAA